Proteins encoded together in one Quercus lobata isolate SW786 chromosome 3, ValleyOak3.0 Primary Assembly, whole genome shotgun sequence window:
- the LOC115980804 gene encoding uncharacterized protein LOC115980804, with product MTAVERLTKQNHDLEEQLRQRDAGPNPQERNQEGDSAERREQENPEDSNIPSRQERQNESLPSLTDLAPPPIVAEMQAMKEQMEVMMNALKGRVSSDLDDLVNRIDLPFTTTVNSSPLPLKFRMPHIESYDGVKDPLDHLETFKTLMHLQGVPDEIMCRAFPTTLKGPTRVWFNRLTPNSINTFKELSAQFTSHFIGGHRYKRSTACLMSIKQREDETLRAYITRFNKEALSIDEADDKILVAAFTSGLRKGKFLFSLYKNNPKTMVDVLYRATKYMNAEDALLAREEKPKKRERQEDMRQDRGQKVARTGDQRDERRFRPLTGRFTNFTPLTAPIDQVLMQIKDEGALTFPGKLKGDPNKRPRDKYCRFHRDHGHDTANCYDLKQQIEALIRQGKLQRFVSREKTDKPEEQTPRRENERPRPPIGDIRMIIGGTVEAGSSKKARKTYLRTVHSVQLTGSVPKMPRIGNPVIHFLEDDARRLHHPHDDALVVSLQIGDYNMHRVLVDNDSSANILYYPAFQQMRIDREQLSPTNAPLVGCGGTKIFPLGAIMLTVTAGDYPQQITREVTFLVVDCSSAYNAILGRPTLNSWKAVTSTYHLMIKFPTEYGVGELRGNQVAAREC from the coding sequence ATGACGGCAGTCGAACGACTCACAAAGCAGAATCATGATTTGGAGGAACAGCTACGTCAAAGGGATGCAGGACCTAACCCTCAGGAACGAAACCAGGAAGGTGACAGTGCCGAGCGAAGGGAGCAGGAGAACCCAGAGGACAGCAACATCCCAAGCCGACAGGAGCGGCAAAACGAGAGCCTTCCGTCTCTCACGGATCTTGCCCCCCCACCTATtgtcgcggagatgcaggcaatgaaggagcagatggagGTCATGATGAATGCCCTCAAGGGGCGGGTATCCTCCGACCTCGACGATTTAGTGAACAGGATCGACTTACCATTCACTACGACCGTCAACTCATCCCCTTTGCCATTGAAGTTCCGAATGCCTCATATCGAAAGTTAcgacggggtcaaggaccccctCGATCatctagagaccttcaagaccctgatgcaccttcagggggTACCTGAcgagatcatgtgtagggcGTTCCCAACCACACTGAAGGGACCTACGAGGGTTTGGTTCAATAGACTGACACCGAACTCCATCAATACTTTCAAGGAGTTGAGCGCCCAATTCACCTCCCACTTCATAGGCGGACATCGGTACAAGAGGTCCACCGCGTGCTTGATGAGCATCAAGCAGCGAGAAGACGAGACGTTGCGAGCCTACATAACCCGTTTCAACAAAGAAGCCCTTTCGATCGACGAAGCGGACGATAAGATACTCGTAGCCGCGTTTACAAGCGGGCTACGAAAGGGGAAGTTCTTGTTCTCCTTGTACAAGAACAACCCGAAGACCATGGTGGATGTACTCTACAGGGCTACTAAGtatatgaatgcagaagatgcacTACTGGCCCGCGAAGAGAAACCTAAGAAGAGGGAGAGGCAGGAGGATATGCGACAAGATAGGGGGCAAAAGGTCGCTAGAACCGGGGATCAGCGTGATGAAAGGCGCTTCAGACCCCTCACAGGAAGATTCACCAATTTCACCCCATTAACCGCCCCAATCGACCAAGTAttgatgcaaatcaaagatgaaggaGCATTGACATTCCCAGGGAAGTTGAAAGGAGATCCCAACAAAAGACCAAGGGACAAGTATTGTCGCTTTCACCGGGACCACGGGCATGACACTGCTAACTGCTATGACCtgaagcagcagattgaggcaCTGATCAGACAGGGAAAGTTACAAAGGTTCGTCAGCAGGGAAAAGACCGACAAACCGGAAGAACAGACCCCACGACGAGAGAACGAGCGCCCCAGACCACCAATAGGGGACATTCGGATGATAATAGGGGGCACAGTTGAAGCCGGGTCTTCCAAAAAAGCCCGCAAAACCTACCTTAGGACGGTCCATAGCGTCCAACTCACAGGATCCGTACCGAAGATGCCACGAATAGGTAACCCCGTCATACACTTTTTAGAGGACGATGCTCGGAGACTTCATCATCCTCATGACGATGCGCTGGTGGTCAGCCTACAGATTGGGGATTATAATATGCATCGGGTACTCGTCGACAACGACAGCTCAGCGAACATCCTGTACTATCCagcattccagcagatgagaATTGACAGGGAACAATTGTCCCCAACGAATGCCCCACTCGTAGGATGTGGGGGCACAAAGATATTCCCTTTGGGCGCAATAATGCTAACAGTAACAGCAGGTGACTATCCTCAGCAAATCACCAGGGAAGTAACATTTCTCGTAGTCGACTGCTCGTCTGCCTACAACGCCATCCTCGGCCGACCAACTCTCAATTCCTGGAAGGCGGTAACTTCAACGTACCACCTAATGATTAAATTCCCGACGGAGTACGGGGTAGGAGAGCTGCGGGGAAATCAAGTCGCTGCCCGAGAGTGCTAA